The window GCTGCTCCACAGCCCAGTGGTGGATTCCAAGGCGCAATAGCAAAAGAAAGCAGCAAGGATAGGCTTTGCTCCTTTAAGCTTAAGCAATTCTTTTATGGTTAAATTCGGCTTATCCCCGGTTTCTTCCTCAGTTTCCTGACGGCTTTTCCTCCAAAGAGGAAGTGAAAATACCAGCATTGCAGTCAATACCATTTGAATAATAGAAACAGAACGGTATCCCATGGACCAGGACATGCCCCCGGTCAGGAAATGCCCCATAATGTAAGGACCAAGGGTTGCCCCGACACCCCAAAAGCAATGAAGCCAGCTCATATGCCTGGCCTTGTAATGAAGAGCCACAAAATTATTCAAGGCTGCATCCACGGAGCCGGCTCCCAATCCATAAGGAACCGCCCACAGGCACAGGGCCGGAAAAGAGGGAGAAACGGAAAATCCCCACAAGGCTGCGGCAGTCATTCCCACACTGACGGCAGTCACTTTGCCTGTACCGAATTTTTTAATAAGCCGGTCGCTGTTTAAGCTTGAAATAACAGTGCCTCCTATTATAATCGTAGAAATAATACCCGCATAGGACAGAGGAACCTGAAGCTGCCGGTACATGGTAGGCCATGCAGATCCAAGAAGCGAATCCGGTAATCCAAGGCTGATAAAGGATATGTAGATAATGACAAGTAATATAGATAGCATGTATGGTTCCTCCTGCAATATAGTTTATCTGAACTTGCAGAGCAAGTGAGGATAAAAGGGCGGCAAAATGGTGTAATAATGGTTTGCATTTCATTTGATGTTTTGATATTATAACATGGTATATAAGTATTTTCCTATATAATACTACTAAAATCTGATATTATCCTATGATGTTCTTATTGTAGTCTCATTTAAATCCGGGAGGGATTTGTTTTGGAACCCTATTTGCTGTCATCTCAAAAACAGGATGTAAACCATGGAACCATCCTTTCACCCTATGCCCATTACCACTGTATCATGCCGACGGTTTTGCCTGACGTATTGCTTCACTGGCATGTGGAAGCTGAAATAACTCTAGTTTTAGAAGGGAGCGCCATTTATAAAATCGGAGAGGAAACCTTTCAATCCCAAAAAGGGGATTTCATCTTTGTGGCTCCTAACACACTGCATTCTGTCCAGCCTTTGCCTGGCATCACCCATATTTCCGATACCTTGGTTTTTCATCTGGACATGCTGGGATATTCTCTTATGGACCAATACAGCCTGGCTTATCTTCATCCCATATACAGCGGTTTTCTTCGCCCTCTTTCCCATATGAGCCAGGATCATCCCTTATATCCGGATTTCTCTGATTGCATCAGCCAGATCTTTCTTTGTGTAAAAAATAAAGATATGTATTTTGAAATGGCCCTAAAGGAAAAATTACACCATCTTTTTTATCTGTTATTTCAGCATCAGTGCTTTACAAATCCGGATACTGCGGTTCCCATTCCTGCACACGTTGATAAGGTAAAAAAAGCAGTAAAATATATTCAGGAGAATTATCAGAAATCCATTTCTGTCTGTGAATTGGCAGATTTATGCTATTTCAGCAAAACCCATTTCATGAGCTTTTTCAAACAGACTGTGGGAATTACCTGCGCGGAATATATAATCCAGCACCGCCTTAAAGTAGCAGCAAGCCTTTTAAGGGCAACCGGGTTATCTATTTCAGATATTGCTTTTGAAAGCGGATTTCACAATCTGTCCAATTTCAACCGTAAATTCAAAAGCCATTATCATGTGACACCGTTGGAATACCGCAGGCAGCAGATCATATGATCCGTTATAAGAACAATAAATTTACAGCAGCCATATAGTTTTCCGGTCAATCCGCAATAAACCCGGGTGTTTTTTAGTTTCCCGGTTTCACACTAATACAGAGAAGGTGCGGTTCCGCATCCAGGAACCGCACCTTCATTGTATTTTCATATTCACCCATCTGACGCCATAACAGCTAGAATAAATAAAAATCAATCTTCGTTCAATTCTTCTGCCTTATCAATAAATACGATTCCATCCAGGTGGTCTATTTCATGGCAAAGGCATTTTGCCAGAAAATCAGAAGCATGTATTTCAACTTCACAGCCATTCTCATCCAAAGCTTTTACAACAACAGATTGGGGACGGCGGACCTTCCCCCACCAGCCGGGAAAGCTTAAACAGGCCTCCGGCTCAAATTGTTCCCCTTGTGCGGATAAGACCTCCGGGTTAATAAGCTTTCTTACACCATCTCCAAGGTCAATAACAACTAATCTTCTCAATATTCCTATCTGATTGGCAGCTAATGCCCCGCCATTGGGAGTATTATGTAACGTTTCGACCATGTCATCAAGAATCGTCCGTATCCGGTCATTGACCTGTTCCACTGGTTTGCTCTTTTTCCTTAAAATGCTGTCATCAAAGGTTCTGATCTCTCTCAACGCCATTTTTTATACCTCTACTTAAATCTGCACGAGATTTCCTTTCACTTTCTTCAAATAAAAAAACACGCTCAATCGGCTCATGAAATACCTGTGCGATGTCATAAGCCAGCCAGATAGAAGGTTCATTTTTTTCTGTTTCCAATGCATTTATAGCCTGGCGGGAAGTGCCCACAAGCTGTCCTAATTGCTCCTGGGTAATGCCAAGCTTCTCACGTAATTCCTTTATGCGGTTTTTCATAATTCCCCTTTCTGAATGTAATGTTAACCTTACAACCAGTATATGATATTTGAAAGAATATGTCAAGTTTACCTGACATATTCTGTTATGCCTTCCGGTCATTTCCTGCATAAGGTCAGAGGCATATCTCATTCACAGCCCATTTTCGCCATTCACATGAATCAAATGGCTTTTTAACAGCACATGTGGTAAACTTTAGTCAAACATTTGAATGCAGCTTGCCGGAAATAACAAAAATTTAACGAGGTAAAGGAATGGAAACTATAGAAAAGAAGTTGACTGTACTGTCACGTATTGCAAAAGAACTGAATCAGAAAAATGTCACATGGGCCGTCGGAGCCTCTGTGCTGTTATATTTCAAAGGGATCACAAGGGAATTTCACGACATAGACATCATGGTTGCCGAGGAAGATGAGGAAACATTAAAAGGTGTTTTATTATCTTTGGGAAATCTTCAGCCGCCTGCTCCTAATACCGGCTATAAAACAAAATGCTTCCTGGAATTCAATGTTGACGGTGTTGATGTTGATGCAATGGCTGGTTTTATCATTGTCAGCAAAGATAAGGAATACTATTTCCCTTTAAAAAAAGAAAATATCCATGATCACACGGAGGTCCATGGAATTACAGTTCCTTTGCAGTCACTGGAGGAATGGCGTAATTACTATGAATTGATGGGACGAGTCGAAAAAGTAAAGATGATTGATGACAAAAGCCCGCTCACGGATTCCCTATCCGGCCTTGTGTAAGCGGGCTGACTTCATTCATTTTCAGGTATTATTTTCGGAATAATAAAATTTCGTCTATTAAGCCATATTCCTTTGCCTGCTCAGCCGTCATATAATAATCCCGTTCCATATCCTCCTGGATCTTTTCCAGCGGCTGGCCTGTAAGCCTGCAGTATATCTCATTAAGCTTTCCTTTTGTTTTTTCAAGCCACTCACTGTGGATTCTGATATCCGTAGCCTGTCCCTGCAGGCCGCCGGATATTGACGGCTGGTGGATCAGCACTTCACTGTTTTTCAGCGCAAAGCGTTTGCCCTTTTTCCCTGATGCCAGAAGCAATGAGGCCGCACTTCCCGACTGGCCTATGCTGATGGTGGAAACATCACACTTGATGTAGTTCATGGTATCCATGATGGCGAGCCCATCCGTTACGGAACCGCCGGGACTGTTGATATAAAAGTTAATATCCTTATTGCAGTCAGCAGATTCCAAAAACAGCATCTGCGCTATGATCAGGCTTGCCGTGTCATTTGTCACCGAGCCGTTAAGCATGACAATACGGTCATTTAACAGTTTGGAAAAAATATCATAAGAACGCTCTCCGTGGGTTGTCTGTTCAATTACCATGGGGATAAGATTGTTCATATTGACCTCCATGGGCCGTTTATGCGGCCATATTTGTGATTTTATTAAAGCGGCTGCTGAGACTGATCACATCATCTGTATTGATGCCATGCCTTCTCCGGTATTTCCCCGGCGTCAGCCCATAAATCTTAAAAAAAGCCCTTGAAAAGGATTCCTGAGAAGCATACTGATATTCCAGAGCAATATCAATGATCGGCTTTTCTGTCCGGATAAGCTCTTCCGCGGCTTTTTCCATCCGCCTTCTGGTTATATATCTGGAAACGGATTCCCCTGATAGTTTGTGAAAAATTCTATGATAGTGATATTTTGACAGATAAGCCTTTTTTGCAAGATCGTCAAGATCGATCTTGCTGTTTAAATTCTCCTCAATATAGTTAAGTGAATCCCGCACTTTTGAATGATAATCCATATACCTGCTCCTTTCCCAAAATATATTATCATTATATACTCTCCAGAGAATTAATTCTTGATAATCTTTGCTTAAATTTGCCGGTTTTTTTCACCATATACACAGAACCTTTCAATCCACTCCTGACATGAACTGTGGTATTGTGTCCATGCGTATGGTATGATAACTGCAAACGGAAACCCTGAGCCAATAAGGAGAAGCAATTTTATGAACCTTGAAATAACCGGCAAAATTAAAGAAGAAGAAGATAAGGAAACCATTTACCAGGGCTTATTGAGCTATAATTTAGCCAAATTGGCAGTAAGCTTTTAAAACAGGCAGAAGAAACGGCAAAAGAACGAGGATGTCAGTATGTATTTCTGGATACGTTCAGTTTTCAGGCGTCTGTCTTCTATGAAAAGCAGGGGTACAAAAATGTGTTTACATTAGAAGAATATCCTGTAACAGGAAAACGATATTATTTTACTAAAACTTTGTAAAAACCATTCATAATGTCATTTGTTTCAATAAACGGGAGGAGGAAACATCATTGAAGAACGTTCATAGAATAGAATTCCACACAGGGAGCAAAGAAGAATTGTTGCCTGATTTTACACCTGATTTTCCATACATTGCCTCCTGCTCCCAATTGGATCAATTCATGGGACGTTTTGTTCCGTGGCATTGGCATAAACCCGTGGAACTGTTCTACATGGAAAGCGGGAAAATGGAATATTGTACGCCAAAAGGAACGGTAATATTTCCCGCAGGTTCCGGCGGAATGGTCAATTCCAATGTGCTTCACATGGCAAGGCCTCAGGCGGAATCAGAAAAAAACATTCAGCTCCTTCATCTTTTTGACCCTTCTTTCATAGCCGGGCAGCAGGGAAGCCGCATCGAGCAAAAATACGTTACTCCAATCACCGCAGCCCCTCAGATTGAAATCATCGCACTATATCCTAGTGACCCGGTACAGGGAAAAATTTTAGATACCATTCATGAATCTTTTCATCTTTCTGAGAATGATTTTGGATACGAAATAAAATTGCGGGAGACATTATCTGACATCTGGATTCAGCTTCTCGCCGTGTCCCGCCCCCTGTTAAAGGAAAAGGGAGATTCCGGCAAAACAAATGATAAAATAAAATCAATGATGGTCTTTATCCATGAGCATTATGGAGAAAAGATCTCAATTCCAGAGATTGCCGCCTCCGCTTTTTCCAGCGAACGGGAGTGCTTCCGGATATTCCATGACTGCCTGCACATGACGCCGGTGGAATATATGAAAACCTACCGTTTACAAATGGCCTGTCAAATGCTGGCAAACACCAGGGAAACGATTACGTATATAAGCCATGCATGCGGATTGGGAAGCAGCAGCTACTTTGGAAAGGTCTTTCGGGAGTACATTGGCACCACGCCCCTGGAATACCGCCGCAGATGGCAGAATAATGATATATAACGGCAGAAATAATATATTTATTCAAGTGAGATTGCACTATAATGATACCTGTAAGGGTGATAGGGCAATCTTTTTTTTAAATTCATTGCTGTCACCATATGACCACTGTTTTTTACAATGGAGGAGTTGTAATGGTAAAACTGAATGTCTTGAATATGGATAACTTTTTACAGACAGTAAATTCGTGCAGTGACGCGGTCAATTTGCTGTACCCGGACGGGAGAAAAGAAAATATCAACAAACAGTATGGAATCCAGAACGAGCTGCTGCATAAGTACAGGGAAAATAAAAATTGCCTTTGTCTGTCACTGGATATTCCGTCTCCAAAGGATTACATGAGCATTATCTCATACTACACTGGAGATTGCTGACAATTTGCTTGCAAGTATTTCATCATAAGGGGGTCTGACCGTTTTTGGTCAGACCCCCTCCCCATTTACAGGCAGATGTTTTACAGTGCCTGTCTTTCTGTATTTCCAGGAACCGTTACCTCCTTCATCAGGAAGAACAGGGCAATGATATTGGGAAGGGCCATCAGCCCATTCCAGATATCGGAAAATTCCCATACAGTCTCCAGCTTTGCCAGGCACCCAAGGAATACGGCCCCCAGATAAAGCAGGGTATAAACCTTTCCTCTTAAAATGCGCTGTAAGACATAGAAGGATCCGCGTTTTTTTAGGCTTTCCGCTAAATATACGGCAGCCTGGCGCCCCAGATAGTACCATGCAATGATGGTTGCAAAGGCAAAAATCAGCATGGCGCCTGATACCACATATTCTCCCAAGGTGCCTAAGCGTTTTGAAAAGCAAAATGCTGTCAAAGCCGCCCCGTCATAGCCGGAACCCGCGGCATCCCCTTCCGTCATGCACAGGATCACAAAGGCTGTCATGGTACAGATCAAAATGGTGTCAAAAAACACTTCAAACATGGCCCACATTCCCTGCTGTTCCGGAGTCGTATCCTCTGCCGCGCCGTGAAGGACTGCCATACTTCCAAGCCCTGCCTCATTGGAAAATACTCCCCTTGATACGCCGTATTGCAGGCTTTTGCTGATTTGATAGCCTGCTGCCCCGGAAAAGACGGATACCGGGCGGAAGGCATCCTGGAGAATACATTGAAATATGTATGGAATCTGATCGTAGCAGGACATGATCACAACCATGGAAAACAGCATATAGGCTCCGGCTGAAATGGGAATCAGTCTTTCGGAAACAAAAGCAATCCTTGAAATCCCCCCCAGAATCACCAATAACACGATTCCCGTAAGCAAAATCCCGATGGGAACCGGCGGAAGGCCAAAGGAGTATTCAAGAGTTTCCGCAATGGAATTGGACTGTACCATGCTCCCCATTCCAAGAGAAACCATGATACAGAGAAAGCTGTATATCATGCCAAGCACAGGAAGCTTAAGCCCCCGTTCCAAATAAACCATTGGCCCGCATATCCAGGCGCCGTTTCGGTCCTTGTAACGGTAACGGATCCCCAGCATGGTCTCCGCATAACCTGTCATCATGCCGATTGCGGCAGAAACCCACATCCAGAATATGGCTCCAGGCCCGCCGGCCGTCAGTGCGGTAGCCACACCTGCAATATTCCCGGTCCCAATAGTAGCTGCCAGAGCCGTACAGGCTGTCTGGAATTTCGTCACTTCCCCCTTATCTTCCGCCTCATCCTCCTGTATACTTCCAATGGTCTTTTTCCACCAAAAAGGGAATTTTCTGATCTGAAAAAATCTGGTTTTTACCGTAAAAAAGATCCCGGTCCCCAAAAACAAAACCAAAAGCCACGGCCCCCATACCAGTTCATGTACACGATGTATCATAAGATCAGCTCCTGAACGCTCTCCTTAACACATATTCGTCCCAACCGCCCAGTATGAAAATTTCCAATCATTTTTATACAAAATAAAATTGACTGTGGTATAATCTTCATATAAGCAATGAGCAGTGCGAATTAGAACACAAAAAAATTTTCGTCGTGCCCGCACGTAAGAAAATTTTTTTGCGTTCTAATTCATAGGGCGAATGCCCGTGAGCGAACGAATCCGCAGGATTCGCGAGTTGCACTGCGGATTCACGAGCTGCACTGCGGATTCGCGAGCTGCACTGCGGACTCGCGTGCTACAATAAGTATCCACGAGCTGCACTGCACCCCCCAAAAAATACGAGGTGAACAATATGCCCGGTTTTACCACTCACTATCTGCTGGGAGTCAAAGTTTTTAATGACATGCCCAACACCCCTTTAAAGCGTATAATCTCCAAATACCGCTGGCTATATCAGCTAGGCCTTCAGGGACCGGATATGTTTTTTTACAATATACCCATTCTTCGTCACAGGGATTACCGCAACGTAGGCTCCTATATGCATGAAAACCATGTACACGATTTTTTTGTTTCCTGCCTAAACCATTTATCCCAAATCGAGTCCAAGCAGCAAAGAGAGCAGGCCATTTCCTATATGAGCGGCTACTTCTGCCATTACATCGGCGACTCCATCTGCCACCCTTACGTGTACGGCAGGATCGAATATGACGTAAAAAACTCCGGCAACTATCATCACGGGCTACATGCCATGCTGGAAAATGATATTGATGCACTGCTATTAATGAAATACAAAAGGAAAAAGCCATCTCAATTTAACCAGGCCGCCACCATCTGCTTAAACGGCCAGGAGATGCAGTTCATCTCCAGCTTTTTGTCAGTATGCATCAACGAAGCCTACTACCCGTTAAACTACCGAAATAACTTCCGGGTAACCTCCAAGATGGTATCCCGGTCCATTCTGGCGATGCGTTTAGGCTGCCGGACCCTTGCAGATCCCTCCAGCCGCAAGAAAAACAGCATTGAATTCATGGAATCTCTTTTTCTGCGCACGCCCCTTGCTTCCCGGAAGCTGGTTACAGACATTCCGCCGGATCCTGTTGTCACCATGAATTTAAACCATGAAACCTGGTGTAATCCCTGGAACCGCCGCCTTGCCTCCCAGGCCTCCTTTCCGGAACTCTTCCACCAGTCCATGGCCAAATGCAGTGACGTGTTCTATCTTCTGAACGAAGAACTGACCTCAACGGTCCCCCTAAAAAGCCTGGACCACAATAAGCTTTTAAAAGAGCTTGGCAATTATTCCTACCACAGCGGTCTGTCAGTTGACCCATAACCGTATACATGAGAACAAGCATAAATAAAAAACATGGCTGAGGCCCGGTTTTCATACCACGTCCTCATCCATGTTTCTTTTTTCCGCTCTCTGCAAACTATTGGTCTGACTCCGGCTCTTCGGTTTCTTCAGTCTCTTCATCTGCCTCTTGATCCTCAGTGGCAGGCTCCATGATAACTGCACCTTCCTTTGGAACAATTTTTTCATCAGATCCCTTAGGGATGTCCATATCCACCAGCCAGTACTTTTCTTCCTTCATCGTGTAGTCCGGCATTACGATAAGACGCAGATCATAATCCTTGAAAAATCCGCCGTAAGAGGTATCGCTTGATTTTTCAAAGGAAAAATCCTGCATAGCCGCTTCATCATTTAAGAACCGAACCGCCGCATCGGCAAAAGTGACTGCCTCTTCGGGAGTGGTTCCTTCTTTTACAATCAAAGTCAAATCAATGCTTTTCTTCTCCTGGTCCACGCTGTAATTGACACTTAGCGCCATAGGATAATTTTCGTTGTCCACAAATTCCTCGTCCATATCATTTCCAATCTGAGTCCAATCCAGAACAATCCCTTGCTGAGTTTCAAAAACAGGCTCCGCCGGACCTCCAGAAGCAAGAATATTGCTTTTCGTACAGCCGGTCAGCAACATCACCGACATTGCGCATATCATTAGAGCTTTGTTCTTCATCATAATCTCCTCCTTATTGAACATCTAACATTATATCTGATGTGCTCTCTTTTTTGTAGTGGTTTATGCAAAATGTCAGAAAATCTTCACATTTAATTCTTGCATTTTCTGGGTATCCATGGTATTATGTTCAATATTGGTATCAAACTTATCTTTTTGAACACTTTAGGAGGTTACATACATGGACCACAATGAGAAAAAAGCTTTGTTAAAAAAGCTGGACTGGATAACAACCCTGATTCCTTTTATAATCATCATCCTTTTATGCCTTGTTTTTACTATAAGTCCCGGTGGGTCTGCAAATACTCTGGCTGCTATCCGTGCATTCTTGGGGGATGAACTGGGAAGCTACTATCTTATTATCGGGCTTTTTACCTTTCTGTGCTCCCTGTATATTGCGTTTTCCAAATATGGTTCCATCAAGCTGGGAAACTTAGAAAAGCCCCAGTATTCAAACTTCAAATGGGGTACCATGATGTTTACCGCCGGTCTGGCTGCTGACATCCTGTTCTATTCCCTTTGCGAATGGATTCTCTATGCAGGGGAGCCCCATATTACAGATCTGGGCACCATGCAGGATTGGGCCTCCACCTACCCGCTGTTTCACTGGGGCCCTATTCCCTGGAGCTTCTATATGATACTGGCAGCGGCGTTCGGCTTCATGCTTCATGTAAAAAAACGGACAAAACAAAAATACTCGGAAGCCTGCCGCCCGCTTTTAGGACGCCATGTAGACGGATTTTGGGGAAAGCTCATTGACTTAGTCGCAGTATTTGCCTTATTGGCCGGTACTGCAACCACCTTTTCTCTGGCAACTCCCCTCCTTTCCATGGCTGTCAGCAGGGTAACCGGACTTCCGGAATCCAGGCTGCTGACCATTGCAATCCTGGTCATCATCTGTATCGTTTACACGGTCACGGTTTACTATGGGATGAAAGGGGTTGCAAAACTGGCGGCTTCCTGTACCTACTTATTCTTTGGCTTACTCCTCTATGTGCTGATCGGCGGCGGAGAAGCCAGATATACCATTGAAACGGGAATTACGGCAATTGGAAACCTGACCCAGAACTTTATTGGCCTGTCCACCTGGACCGATGCCCTGCGAACCTCTTCCTTCCCCCAGAACTGGACCATCTTTTACTGGGCTTACTGGATGGTATGGTGTGTGGCGACCCCCTTCTTTATCGGAACCATCAGCAAAGGACGTACCATTAAACAGACCATACTCGGAGGATATATCTTTGGACTTTCCGGAACCTTTACCTCCTTTATTATATTAGGAAATTACAGCCTTGCTCTCCAAACCAAGGGAGTGCTGGATGTGCTGGGCATTTACACATCAACCGGAAACCTATACCAGACCATTATGGCCATTTTTGAGACTCTGCCCTTTGCAAAGCTGGGGCTGATCCTTTTGGCACTCACCATGATCGCATTTTACGCAACCTCCTTTGATGCCCTGGCAATCGTCGCTTCCTCCTATTCCTACAAGGAGCTTCCTGAGGATGAGGAGCCGGATAAGCATGTAAAGCTGTTCTGGTCCGTGCTTTTAATGCTGTTTCCCATTGCTCTCATATTTTCTGAGAATTCCATGGCCAATTTGCAAACCGTTTCCATTATTGCAGCGTTTCCCATAGGAATTATCATTCTTCTAATTATTTTCAGTTTCTTTAAGGATGCAAAGGAATATTTGAACAATAAATAGTAAGGCAAACAGCATAGTATCTTTAGAAATAAAAAGATGCAAACATAATACAAAAAACAACTGCAAGCAACGATAAAAACAAAGATGCGCATTGAAATGGCTTTTTTATTAGCCTGCTCCATGCGCATCTTTTATTTAAACTCTCTTTGCAGCTCTATTTTAATGATATATCTTAATTTCCATGCTGGAATGGGAAGGCACCCGCTTTTCCTCTGGCGGGAGCTTCTTATAATCCCCGTAGATCCAGGTTAGAACCTCATTCCAGCCCTTTGGAGCCATCAGCATAGTATCTTCAAATTCCAGATCAACGGTTTCTTCACACCATTCCTTTTTCAGTGTCACATAAAGATAATCCGGCTGA of the Lacrimispora indolis DSM 755 genome contains:
- a CDS encoding MFS transporter codes for the protein MLSILLVIIYISFISLGLPDSLLGSAWPTMYRQLQVPLSYAGIISTIIIGGTVISSLNSDRLIKKFGTGKVTAVSVGMTAAALWGFSVSPSFPALCLWAVPYGLGAGSVDAALNNFVALHYKARHMSWLHCFWGVGATLGPYIMGHFLTGGMSWSMGYRSVSIIQMVLTAMLVFSLPLWRKSRQETEEETGDKPNLTIKELLKLKGAKPILAAFFCYCALESTTGLWSSSYMVMEKGISPDTAAKWASLFFFGITSGRFLNGFAAMKLSNKEMIRIGQGIMILGILAVLLVQGNIFLCAGFILIGIGCAPVYPCLLHETPENFGKELSQAIMGIQMACAYVGAALMPLLMGVIAEYVTIRLYPFYLMIFAVVMIILVERVNRIKNK
- a CDS encoding AraC family transcriptional regulator, producing MEPYLLSSQKQDVNHGTILSPYAHYHCIMPTVLPDVLLHWHVEAEITLVLEGSAIYKIGEETFQSQKGDFIFVAPNTLHSVQPLPGITHISDTLVFHLDMLGYSLMDQYSLAYLHPIYSGFLRPLSHMSQDHPLYPDFSDCISQIFLCVKNKDMYFEMALKEKLHHLFYLLFQHQCFTNPDTAVPIPAHVDKVKKAVKYIQENYQKSISVCELADLCYFSKTHFMSFFKQTVGITCAEYIIQHRLKVAASLLRATGLSISDIAFESGFHNLSNFNRKFKSHYHVTPLEYRRQQII
- the def gene encoding peptide deformylase; the encoded protein is MALREIRTFDDSILRKKSKPVEQVNDRIRTILDDMVETLHNTPNGGALAANQIGILRRLVVIDLGDGVRKLINPEVLSAQGEQFEPEACLSFPGWWGKVRRPQSVVVKALDENGCEVEIHASDFLAKCLCHEIDHLDGIVFIDKAEELNED
- a CDS encoding helix-turn-helix transcriptional regulator, giving the protein MKNRIKELREKLGITQEQLGQLVGTSRQAINALETEKNEPSIWLAYDIAQVFHEPIERVFLFEESERKSRADLSRGIKNGVERDQNL
- a CDS encoding nucleotidyltransferase domain-containing protein; amino-acid sequence: METIEKKLTVLSRIAKELNQKNVTWAVGASVLLYFKGITREFHDIDIMVAEEDEETLKGVLLSLGNLQPPAPNTGYKTKCFLEFNVDGVDVDAMAGFIIVSKDKEYYFPLKKENIHDHTEVHGITVPLQSLEEWRNYYELMGRVEKVKMIDDKSPLTDSLSGLV
- a CDS encoding ATP-dependent Clp protease proteolytic subunit gives rise to the protein MNNLIPMVIEQTTHGERSYDIFSKLLNDRIVMLNGSVTNDTASLIIAQMLFLESADCNKDINFYINSPGGSVTDGLAIMDTMNYIKCDVSTISIGQSGSAASLLLASGKKGKRFALKNSEVLIHQPSISGGLQGQATDIRIHSEWLEKTKGKLNEIYCRLTGQPLEKIQEDMERDYYMTAEQAKEYGLIDEILLFRK
- a CDS encoding helix-turn-helix transcriptional regulator; translated protein: MDYHSKVRDSLNYIEENLNSKIDLDDLAKKAYLSKYHYHRIFHKLSGESVSRYITRRRMEKAAEELIRTEKPIIDIALEYQYASQESFSRAFFKIYGLTPGKYRRRHGINTDDVISLSSRFNKITNMAA
- a CDS encoding GNAT family N-acetyltransferase translates to MGSKLLKQAEETAKERGCQYVFLDTFSFQASVFYEKQGYKNVFTLEEYPVTGKRYYFTKTL
- a CDS encoding AraC family transcriptional regulator, translating into MKNVHRIEFHTGSKEELLPDFTPDFPYIASCSQLDQFMGRFVPWHWHKPVELFYMESGKMEYCTPKGTVIFPAGSGGMVNSNVLHMARPQAESEKNIQLLHLFDPSFIAGQQGSRIEQKYVTPITAAPQIEIIALYPSDPVQGKILDTIHESFHLSENDFGYEIKLRETLSDIWIQLLAVSRPLLKEKGDSGKTNDKIKSMMVFIHEHYGEKISIPEIAASAFSSERECFRIFHDCLHMTPVEYMKTYRLQMACQMLANTRETITYISHACGLGSSSYFGKVFREYIGTTPLEYRRRWQNNDI
- a CDS encoding alanine/glycine:cation symporter family protein produces the protein MIHRVHELVWGPWLLVLFLGTGIFFTVKTRFFQIRKFPFWWKKTIGSIQEDEAEDKGEVTKFQTACTALAATIGTGNIAGVATALTAGGPGAIFWMWVSAAIGMMTGYAETMLGIRYRYKDRNGAWICGPMVYLERGLKLPVLGMIYSFLCIMVSLGMGSMVQSNSIAETLEYSFGLPPVPIGILLTGIVLLVILGGISRIAFVSERLIPISAGAYMLFSMVVIMSCYDQIPYIFQCILQDAFRPVSVFSGAAGYQISKSLQYGVSRGVFSNEAGLGSMAVLHGAAEDTTPEQQGMWAMFEVFFDTILICTMTAFVILCMTEGDAAGSGYDGAALTAFCFSKRLGTLGEYVVSGAMLIFAFATIIAWYYLGRQAAVYLAESLKKRGSFYVLQRILRGKVYTLLYLGAVFLGCLAKLETVWEFSDIWNGLMALPNIIALFFLMKEVTVPGNTERQAL
- a CDS encoding zinc dependent phospholipase C family protein, yielding MPGFTTHYLLGVKVFNDMPNTPLKRIISKYRWLYQLGLQGPDMFFYNIPILRHRDYRNVGSYMHENHVHDFFVSCLNHLSQIESKQQREQAISYMSGYFCHYIGDSICHPYVYGRIEYDVKNSGNYHHGLHAMLENDIDALLLMKYKRKKPSQFNQAATICLNGQEMQFISSFLSVCINEAYYPLNYRNNFRVTSKMVSRSILAMRLGCRTLADPSSRKKNSIEFMESLFLRTPLASRKLVTDIPPDPVVTMNLNHETWCNPWNRRLASQASFPELFHQSMAKCSDVFYLLNEELTSTVPLKSLDHNKLLKELGNYSYHSGLSVDP
- a CDS encoding BCCT family transporter, with the translated sequence MDHNEKKALLKKLDWITTLIPFIIIILLCLVFTISPGGSANTLAAIRAFLGDELGSYYLIIGLFTFLCSLYIAFSKYGSIKLGNLEKPQYSNFKWGTMMFTAGLAADILFYSLCEWILYAGEPHITDLGTMQDWASTYPLFHWGPIPWSFYMILAAAFGFMLHVKKRTKQKYSEACRPLLGRHVDGFWGKLIDLVAVFALLAGTATTFSLATPLLSMAVSRVTGLPESRLLTIAILVIICIVYTVTVYYGMKGVAKLAASCTYLFFGLLLYVLIGGGEARYTIETGITAIGNLTQNFIGLSTWTDALRTSSFPQNWTIFYWAYWMVWCVATPFFIGTISKGRTIKQTILGGYIFGLSGTFTSFIILGNYSLALQTKGVLDVLGIYTSTGNLYQTIMAIFETLPFAKLGLILLALTMIAFYATSFDALAIVASSYSYKELPEDEEPDKHVKLFWSVLLMLFPIALIFSENSMANLQTVSIIAAFPIGIIILLIIFSFFKDAKEYLNNK